The nucleotide window TGTAAATTGTTGCATAATTTTACCATCAAGCTGCAAATCAAATAGTAATTCCTGTGTTTTTGAAAGGTCTTTTTTCAGAAAATCGGCTATTTCTTCTTCCGACCGAGCGGTTGTTGCAATAAAGTGAAATAAATCCTGCTCTTTGCCCAAATCTGTACCCATTGTGGATACCACAGGCGAATCCTGCTCACTTTCGGCAATTATTCCCAACCCAAGCTCCGCACACAAATCCTCCGGACCAGAAACAATTAATGCTCCCTGCTTTAAGAGCTTATGGCACCCGATACTTTGCGGTGACAAAATCGAACCAGGAACAACCCCAACTGTTCGCCCTGAATCTAAGGCATACGCTGCAGAAATCAACGCCCCGCTTTTTTCTCCCGCCTCAATAACCAACGTCATAGGAGCAATTCCAGCAATAACCCTATTTCGCGCAGGAAATGTTCCGCGCTCAGGACGCTGCTCCATAGAAAAAGGCGAAAGAAGCGTTCCTCCCGTCTTTAAAATCTCATTAAACAAAGATTTATTTCCATAGGGATACCAGTAATTTAAGCCAGACCCCAGGACGGATATAGTTGGCATTTTATGGGTCACTGAAACGCGATGAGCAGCAGCATCAACCCCCAAAGCTCCGCCACTAACAATTTTTACCCCGCAAGCAACCAGCGCAGGCAATAAATATTCAATACACGAAAGACCATACGCAGTTGCGTCACGCGCACCCACCACCGCCAATAACTGTTCTCCTGAGCCAACAGGAGCACCTAGCCGATACAAAACAACTGGAGGCGC belongs to Candidatus Dependentiae bacterium and includes:
- the dprA gene encoding DNA-protecting protein DprA; this translates as MQTYKRLLIKLLLAENVGPVFVYRALSVISGISDQSEVISFYAQRKHDLALALQQIIDAPIRFFLDAGISSQKTIEKIKKSLLVVDLERELRLVEAAGVVVDSCFDDEYPQLLQHIYAPPVVLYRLGAPVGSGEQLLAVVGARDATAYGLSCIEYLLPALVACGVKIVSGGALGVDAAAHRVSVTHKMPTISVLGSGLNYWYPYGNKSLFNEILKTGGTLLSPFSMEQRPERGTFPARNRVIAGIAPMTLVIEAGEKSGALISAAYALDSGRTVGVVPGSILSPQSIGCHKLLKQGALIVSGPEDLCAELGLGIIAESEQDSPVVSTMGTDLGKEQDLFHFIATTARSEEEIADFLKKDLSKTQELLFDLQLDGKIMQQFTGLWGISR